One window from the genome of Acinetobacter sp. LoGeW2-3 encodes:
- a CDS encoding ABC transporter permease produces the protein MWAGIRRELCYLLKEKWDLALVLLAPACILILLGSMFAHGKPDHLPIAIIDQDQSSLSNKIHDHLSLNHTLQVHTVSDQTIEVEKLLNQNKVWGYIHIPAGAEQRLVKAQDAEISIAFNQSYFSIGNTISSAMLLSTLQAMAEFTGKQYLGNTLPYLDAPTPNIKISPLYNPQLNYEFYLEPYMVPAILHLLLCCCVAFAVGQELKRHTFNDWINRQNLWSALLSKNLVYITIFCLWTWAWMLWMVEFRGWFIAGSLWLILLAQILFYSAYAFISSAVVLATQDLTKSFGLLAVYGGSSLSFAGVTLPLNNAPLFTQFWANIIPYTPYAKLQTEQWVIGSPLYLSVQPILILTAYVVLYAVLAYVFLKKIAKGVPT, from the coding sequence ATGTGGGCAGGCATCCGGCGCGAACTGTGCTATTTACTCAAGGAAAAATGGGATCTGGCCTTGGTTCTGCTAGCCCCTGCCTGCATTTTGATTTTACTCGGCAGCATGTTTGCTCACGGTAAGCCTGATCATTTGCCGATCGCGATTATTGATCAGGATCAAAGTAGTCTGAGTAACAAGATTCATGATCATTTATCACTAAATCATACCCTGCAGGTACATACCGTTTCTGATCAGACTATTGAAGTAGAGAAACTGCTGAATCAGAATAAAGTCTGGGGTTATATCCATATTCCTGCGGGCGCAGAACAAAGATTAGTGAAAGCTCAGGATGCTGAAATCAGTATTGCTTTTAATCAGAGCTATTTCAGTATTGGCAATACCATTTCTTCTGCCATGTTATTAAGCACGCTACAGGCGATGGCTGAATTTACCGGTAAACAGTATTTAGGAAATACTCTACCGTATCTGGATGCACCGACACCAAATATTAAAATCTCCCCACTGTATAACCCACAACTAAATTATGAATTTTATCTGGAACCTTATATGGTTCCGGCTATTCTGCATTTATTACTATGTTGCTGTGTGGCTTTCGCTGTAGGACAGGAATTAAAACGACATACTTTCAATGACTGGATTAACCGACAAAATCTCTGGTCAGCCTTGCTCTCTAAAAATCTGGTCTATATCACAATTTTCTGCCTATGGACTTGGGCTTGGATGTTATGGATGGTGGAATTCCGCGGATGGTTTATTGCCGGTTCATTATGGCTGATTCTATTGGCACAAATACTGTTCTATAGTGCTTATGCCTTTATCAGTAGTGCTGTAGTACTCGCAACGCAGGACCTGACCAAATCATTTGGATTACTGGCAGTCTATGGCGGTTCTTCTCTCAGCTTTGCTGGTGTTACTTTACCTCTCAATAATGCCCCATTATTTACTCAATTCTGGGCCAACATTATTCCTTATACGCCTTATGCCAAATTACAGACGGAGCAATGGGTGATTGGTAGTCCACTATATCTTTCGGTTCAGCCAATCCTCATACTGACTGCCTATGTGGTGCTTTATGCTGTATTGGCCTATGTATTTTTAAAGAAAATAGCGAAAGGAGTGCCGACATGA
- a CDS encoding HlyD family secretion protein, translating into MTDEQKPEHPVNEAASEMNEVEPHTESPAETKQKKSNKKYLLLGLIPVILVLIGFGLWKTYQPKDIELQGRVEAETVQVATKVPSRIEKIYVQEGDEVKQGQVLVKLYSPEIEAKKQQALASLQSALALQSTAERGAQEENVASLYANWQSLKAQEQLAKTSYHRGANLFKEGVISRQRRDELYAASQSAAQMTEAAYQQYSRANRGSTPEQKSSADAQVEIARAAVAEANALEAETELLAPIDGTVSKTYGNLSELVATAVPVVSLISAERWISLNIREDQYTSLGEQKQLEGFIPALNKTAIFKVKSISAEGEFATIKTTRQTGGYDVRSFKVHLVPATSIPELKVGMSVLFTLKESAK; encoded by the coding sequence ATGACTGATGAGCAAAAGCCAGAACATCCTGTTAATGAAGCGGCTTCAGAAATGAATGAGGTTGAGCCACACACAGAAAGTCCTGCCGAAACAAAACAGAAAAAGTCTAACAAGAAATATCTGTTGCTAGGTTTGATTCCTGTCATCCTAGTTTTGATTGGTTTTGGCTTATGGAAAACCTATCAACCCAAAGACATCGAGCTGCAAGGTCGGGTTGAGGCAGAAACAGTTCAGGTCGCGACCAAAGTGCCGAGCCGGATTGAAAAGATCTATGTGCAGGAAGGCGATGAAGTCAAGCAAGGTCAGGTGCTGGTCAAGTTATATAGTCCTGAAATAGAAGCGAAAAAGCAGCAGGCTTTGGCAAGCTTGCAGTCTGCCTTAGCCCTGCAATCGACAGCTGAACGCGGAGCACAAGAAGAAAATGTCGCTTCACTGTATGCCAACTGGCAATCGCTTAAAGCACAGGAACAGCTGGCTAAAACTTCATATCATCGTGGCGCTAATCTGTTTAAGGAAGGTGTAATCTCCCGTCAGCGCCGAGATGAACTGTATGCGGCTTCACAATCTGCGGCGCAGATGACAGAAGCTGCCTATCAACAATATTCCCGTGCCAATCGTGGCAGTACCCCAGAACAGAAAAGTTCAGCAGATGCTCAGGTGGAAATTGCCCGTGCCGCAGTGGCTGAAGCCAACGCACTAGAAGCAGAAACTGAATTACTGGCACCAATTGATGGCACCGTATCTAAAACCTATGGCAATCTCTCTGAACTGGTTGCAACTGCAGTTCCAGTGGTCAGCCTGATTTCGGCAGAACGCTGGATCAGCCTGAATATCCGTGAAGATCAATATACTTCTCTAGGTGAACAAAAGCAGCTTGAAGGCTTTATCCCGGCACTCAATAAAACTGCGATATTTAAAGTTAAAAGTATCAGTGCTGAAGGTGAATTTGCCACCATCAAAACCACACGCCAAACCGGCGGCTATGATGTTCGTAGTTTCAAAGTTCATCTAGTACCAGCAACTTCAATTCCTGAACTGAAAGTTGGTATGAGTGTGCTGTTTACGCTGAAAGAGTCTGCAAAATAA
- a CDS encoding TolC family protein — protein MNMKKNKRCIYWGLSVLASMMYGSFAYAQSISFQDAERQLLQRSYSSQAFQNLEQAAKLEAEAVKGIGLPRVDLNVRAYAFRNELDIPLGAVKNNLEQSLTNGLNNKIDEFNLDQNIADPLKEGLKQPIQDGVGLIPDSSNVVLRDEVIRPTVSVMMPLYTGGLTSSAKEIASIQAGRSELSNQQQQDTQRFELIQAYFNVQLQKQLLEAARSNSNAMQQHYRNALKMEQQGFISKGQRMQFEVARNNADRTQQNTQANLNAALFQLNNLLQDSNITELSTPLFVNRAEPQNVNILLSSFNQNSPLIKKMQMDTKLAKANVKAQQATKRPNVFAFGEYSLDEHQNWIVGVAARYNLFSGIDKNKNIQAAELKRYAAELMTARTQQEIENLIYKSFSEAASAQQSDLLLQQNLKVAQENLRIQELSFKEDVGTATQVIDAQNMLSSLKAEMALNAYKYVMSLATLLQSHGSITEFPDYMQHANTHYIR, from the coding sequence ATGAATATGAAGAAAAATAAACGATGTATCTACTGGGGTCTGTCTGTGCTTGCATCCATGATGTATGGCAGCTTTGCCTATGCGCAAAGCATCAGCTTTCAGGATGCAGAACGACAATTGCTGCAACGTTCCTATAGCAGCCAGGCTTTCCAGAATCTGGAACAGGCTGCAAAACTTGAAGCAGAAGCAGTTAAAGGTATCGGTTTGCCACGGGTTGATCTAAATGTCCGGGCTTATGCCTTTCGTAATGAATTGGATATTCCTTTAGGCGCTGTTAAAAATAACCTTGAGCAGTCACTGACCAATGGCTTAAATAATAAAATTGATGAATTTAATTTAGATCAGAATATTGCTGATCCGCTTAAAGAAGGTCTGAAGCAACCTATTCAGGACGGTGTCGGCTTAATTCCAGATTCATCTAATGTCGTCCTGAGAGATGAAGTTATTCGCCCGACTGTTTCAGTGATGATGCCACTTTATACTGGTGGACTGACCAGCAGTGCAAAGGAAATAGCCAGTATTCAGGCCGGACGCAGTGAACTAAGCAATCAGCAACAGCAGGACACGCAACGTTTTGAACTGATTCAGGCTTATTTTAATGTACAACTGCAAAAACAGCTTTTGGAAGCTGCACGTTCTAATTCCAATGCCATGCAGCAGCATTACCGTAATGCCCTGAAAATGGAACAGCAAGGATTTATTAGCAAAGGTCAGCGCATGCAGTTTGAAGTGGCACGCAATAACGCCGATCGAACACAGCAAAATACCCAGGCGAATCTGAATGCTGCCCTGTTCCAGCTAAATAATCTGCTACAGGATAGTAATATTACCGAGCTAAGTACGCCCTTATTTGTAAATCGTGCTGAACCGCAAAATGTGAATATCCTGCTCAGCAGTTTTAACCAGAACTCCCCGCTGATCAAAAAAATGCAGATGGATACTAAGCTAGCCAAAGCCAATGTCAAAGCGCAACAGGCAACAAAAAGACCGAATGTCTTTGCCTTTGGTGAGTACAGCCTGGATGAGCATCAGAACTGGATTGTCGGTGTCGCAGCACGCTATAACCTGTTTTCAGGTATTGATAAAAACAAGAATATTCAGGCAGCTGAACTAAAACGCTATGCTGCTGAACTGATGACAGCACGTACCCAGCAGGAAATTGAGAACCTGATTTATAAATCATTTAGTGAAGCAGCTAGTGCGCAGCAAAGTGATCTGTTACTGCAACAGAATCTGAAAGTAGCACAAGAAAATCTACGGATTCAGGAACTATCTTTTAAGGAAGATGTTGGCACTGCAACTCAGGTCATTGATGCGCAAAATATGCTAAGCAGCCTAAAAGCTGAGATGGCTCTGAATGCCTATAAATATGTCATGTCCCTTGCCACTTTATTGCAAAGTCATGGTTCAATTACTGAATTTCCAGATTATATGCAACATGCCAATACCCACTATATTCGTTAA
- the serC gene encoding 3-phosphoserine/phosphohydroxythreonine transaminase, with translation MRAYNFCAGPAALPTAVLEKAQAEMLDWQGKGLSIMEMSHRSADYVAVAEKAEADLRKLMNIPENYKVLFVQGGASLQFSAIPLNLLGKNNKADYIHTGIWSEKALKEAKRYGDINVIEAGTKTADGKLAITEQSTWNLSDDAAYVHYADNETIGGLQFAHIPETDKPLVCDFSSSILSAPIDVTKFGLIYAGAQKNIGPAGLTLVIIREDLLDQAKPEIPSILKYADQAKNGSMVNTPSTYAWYLSGLVFEWLLEQGGVDAIYKANLAKAELLYGYIDSSDFYANPIAKENRSMMNVPFTLAKPELEKQFLKEAEENHLLNLAGHRSVGGMRASIYNAVPLEGVQALVKFMDEFAKRNA, from the coding sequence ATGCGCGCGTACAACTTCTGTGCTGGTCCTGCTGCATTACCTACTGCCGTTCTTGAAAAAGCTCAAGCTGAAATGCTCGACTGGCAGGGCAAGGGTCTTTCGATCATGGAAATGAGCCACCGTAGTGCAGACTACGTCGCGGTTGCTGAGAAAGCAGAAGCAGACCTACGCAAACTCATGAACATTCCTGAGAACTATAAAGTATTGTTCGTTCAGGGTGGTGCATCGCTACAGTTCTCTGCAATTCCATTGAACTTGCTCGGTAAAAATAACAAAGCTGACTATATCCATACTGGTATCTGGTCTGAAAAAGCACTAAAAGAAGCAAAACGCTATGGTGACATCAATGTCATTGAAGCAGGTACTAAAACTGCTGACGGTAAATTAGCGATTACTGAGCAAAGTACCTGGAACCTGTCAGATGATGCTGCTTATGTGCACTATGCAGATAACGAAACGATTGGTGGCCTGCAATTTGCCCATATTCCTGAAACTGACAAGCCATTGGTGTGTGATTTCTCTTCAAGCATTTTATCTGCGCCAATCGATGTAACTAAATTTGGCCTGATCTATGCCGGTGCACAAAAGAATATTGGTCCTGCTGGTCTGACGCTGGTCATTATCCGTGAAGATCTATTGGATCAAGCGAAACCGGAAATTCCAAGCATCCTGAAATATGCAGATCAAGCGAAAAACGGCTCTATGGTGAACACTCCATCAACTTATGCCTGGTACCTGTCAGGTCTGGTATTTGAATGGTTGTTAGAGCAGGGCGGTGTAGACGCAATTTATAAAGCTAACCTCGCAAAAGCTGAACTGCTGTATGGTTATATCGACTCTAGCGATTTCTATGCAAACCCGATTGCCAAAGAAAACCGTTCAATGATGAACGTGCCATTTACTTTGGCGAAACCTGAACTGGAAAAACAGTTCCTGAAAGAAGCTGAAGAAAATCATCTGTTGAACCTTGCAGGTCACCGTTCAGTAGGTGGTATGCGTGCAAGTATCTACAATGCGGTTCCGCTTGAAGGTGTTCAGGCACTGGTAAAATTCATGGATGAGTTTGCAAAACGCAATGCTTAA
- a CDS encoding YaiI/YqxD family protein yields the protein MTFISIPDPCVLPFKLWVDADALPRILKDVIIRASDRYQLEVTFVANQPVGITPSIRINSIQALSGADAADQEIVDRMNEHDIVITQDIPLAAQVIEKGGIAIHPRGEIYTTANVKARLHLRDFMDTLRGAGVQTGGPPPISERDKREFSSSLDQTIQKQKRKTAAK from the coding sequence ATGACATTTATTTCTATCCCGGACCCATGCGTGTTGCCATTCAAACTTTGGGTAGATGCCGATGCATTACCCCGTATTCTTAAAGATGTCATTATTCGCGCTTCAGACCGTTATCAGCTTGAAGTGACCTTTGTAGCAAACCAGCCTGTAGGGATCACTCCTTCAATTCGTATTAACTCGATTCAAGCACTCAGTGGTGCCGATGCGGCAGATCAGGAAATTGTAGATCGCATGAATGAACATGACATCGTGATTACCCAGGATATTCCGCTGGCGGCACAAGTCATTGAAAAAGGTGGTATTGCCATTCATCCACGAGGTGAAATCTATACCACGGCCAATGTCAAGGCGCGTCTGCATTTGCGTGATTTTATGGATACGCTGCGTGGCGCAGGGGTACAAACTGGCGGACCGCCACCAATTTCTGAGCGTGATAAACGCGAGTTTTCCAGTTCACTCGATCAAACCATTCAAAAGCAAAAGCGTAAAACAGCTGCAAAATAA
- a CDS encoding DMT family transporter, which produces MPKQSNLMVTYALLVFIWSTTPLAIVWSVEDLHPMWALAIRFFLALPLALGLLWLFKTRLPFDRVSLHSYLAGACSFIGSQTFTYWSTDYLSSGIIALMFGLSPVISGLIGRFIFGMHLSLNQWLGMTIALTGLSIICLGDADQHLQPVGIVIALIGVLVYCMSMYWVKKINAPIDPMAQAAGSIGLSVIFSIGMLPFIWQYAPTAMPHAKSLFGLGYAVIMASLIAMFCYFKLVQKIKPTTLSLTNVLTPMLALMIGALLNNEKLPLIALVGVVILLSGLVVYFLKEIRASIQARHKKQ; this is translated from the coding sequence ATGCCCAAACAAAGTAACCTGATGGTAACCTATGCCTTACTGGTTTTCATCTGGTCCACCACACCACTAGCAATTGTCTGGAGTGTGGAAGATCTGCATCCAATGTGGGCATTGGCAATCCGGTTCTTCCTGGCTCTGCCTTTGGCTTTGGGACTACTTTGGCTGTTTAAAACCCGGTTACCATTTGATCGTGTTTCCTTGCACAGCTATCTGGCAGGGGCCTGCAGTTTTATCGGCTCGCAGACCTTTACCTATTGGTCTACAGATTATCTTAGCTCCGGTATCATTGCCCTGATGTTTGGTCTTTCACCTGTGATTTCCGGCCTGATTGGGCGCTTCATATTTGGGATGCATCTTTCTCTCAATCAATGGCTAGGGATGACAATTGCCTTAACAGGACTTTCCATCATTTGTCTGGGGGATGCAGATCAGCATCTTCAACCAGTCGGGATTGTGATTGCGCTAATTGGTGTACTGGTTTATTGCATGTCTATGTATTGGGTGAAAAAGATTAATGCGCCAATTGACCCGATGGCACAGGCAGCAGGCTCGATTGGCTTGTCAGTAATTTTCTCTATCGGTATGCTGCCTTTTATCTGGCAATATGCACCCACTGCCATGCCACATGCCAAGAGCCTATTTGGATTAGGGTATGCCGTGATAATGGCTTCGCTGATTGCGATGTTCTGTTATTTTAAACTGGTGCAGAAGATCAAACCGACTACCTTGTCGCTTACCAATGTATTGACACCGATGTTGGCACTAATGATAGGCGCTTTACTGAATAATGAAAAATTGCCCCTCATTGCTTTGGTGGGGGTCGTAATTTTATTGTCTGGTCTTGTTGTATATTTCCTGAAAGAAATTCGGGCGAGCATTCAGGCCCGTCATAAAAAGCAATAA
- a CDS encoding PilZ domain-containing protein — MENLQHQHGVTERRVMSRIDAALRINYQIISDDVALNDPYDANFVLPRYFLLLAELDQFDHALNYELEQLAEKDQQIARILSLFNQKLNLITGSLYDSIVQSMLPVPEDVNFSESGLSFFSKHLIKEGTYIHLTLSHPENFFHIAATAQVVYSRAEDNGQFRTGAYFITLHPQDRAKISECVKAYEIQ; from the coding sequence ATGGAAAATTTACAGCATCAGCATGGAGTTACTGAAAGACGTGTCATGTCACGCATCGATGCTGCCTTACGAATTAATTATCAGATTATTTCCGATGATGTAGCCTTAAATGATCCTTACGATGCTAATTTCGTATTGCCCCGCTATTTTCTACTACTTGCTGAGTTAGATCAATTTGATCATGCACTCAACTACGAATTAGAACAATTAGCTGAAAAAGATCAACAAATTGCTCGAATCTTATCCTTATTTAACCAAAAATTAAACCTGATCACCGGGTCTTTATACGATTCAATTGTACAGAGCATGTTACCTGTTCCTGAAGATGTGAACTTTTCCGAGTCTGGCTTAAGCTTTTTTAGTAAACATCTCATCAAGGAAGGCACCTATATTCACCTGACCTTAAGCCATCCAGAGAATTTCTTCCATATTGCAGCGACAGCGCAAGTGGTTTATAGCCGTGCCGAAGATAATGGCCAATTCCGCACTGGGGCTTATTTCATTACTCTACATCCACAGGACCGGGCAAAAATTAGTGAATGTGTGAAAGCTTACGAAATTCAATAA
- a CDS encoding lipoprotein-releasing ABC transporter permease subunit, whose translation MFKPISLYIGLKYTRARRSNHFISFIALVSMIGLTLGVAVLITVLSVMNGFDRELKNRVLGMIPQATVSSTQILTNWPELAKKIEQHEHVQGVAPFTQLQGMLTAQGQVAGIMVTGIEPDYEKNVSIIQNHMVEGSIDQLKKGEFGIVLGKQMADSMGVGLNDSITLVLPEATPSPAGVVPRFKRFNVVGIFSIGAEVDSMMGYIALNDAATLLRLPDGAQGIRMKLDDIFLAPQVSRDIVMNLPANFYASDWTYTHGNLFSAIQMEKAMVSLLLFLIVLVAAFNIVSSLVMVVTDKKSDIAILRTLGASPATITKIFMVQGTVIGVIGTCAGAILGIIAATSISSLVGWLNNTLGLHMFDAYFINYLPSYLRWQDVVLIVVLSLVLSFVATIYPALRAAKIQPAEALRYE comes from the coding sequence ATGTTCAAACCAATCTCGCTGTACATAGGGTTGAAATATACTCGCGCACGGCGCAGTAACCACTTTATTTCTTTTATCGCTTTAGTCTCTATGATCGGCCTCACGCTTGGTGTGGCAGTCCTCATTACTGTACTGTCTGTAATGAACGGTTTTGATCGAGAATTAAAAAATCGTGTCTTAGGAATGATACCTCAAGCCACTGTTTCTTCAACACAAATTTTAACAAATTGGCCTGAACTTGCAAAAAAAATCGAACAACATGAACATGTTCAAGGTGTTGCTCCATTTACCCAGTTACAGGGAATGTTGACTGCGCAAGGCCAAGTTGCCGGGATCATGGTCACAGGAATTGAACCAGATTATGAAAAGAATGTTTCTATCATTCAAAATCATATGGTTGAAGGCAGTATCGATCAGCTGAAAAAAGGCGAGTTCGGAATTGTGCTGGGCAAGCAGATGGCAGACTCAATGGGGGTCGGTTTAAACGACAGTATTACCCTGGTATTACCGGAAGCCACGCCGTCACCTGCTGGTGTAGTGCCACGCTTTAAGCGCTTTAATGTGGTCGGAATATTCAGTATTGGTGCAGAAGTGGATTCAATGATGGGCTATATCGCCCTGAATGATGCGGCAACTTTGCTGCGTCTGCCAGATGGTGCACAAGGGATCCGCATGAAGCTGGATGATATCTTCCTTGCACCGCAAGTTTCACGTGATATTGTCATGAATTTGCCAGCAAACTTCTACGCATCTGACTGGACTTATACTCACGGTAACCTGTTTAGTGCCATTCAGATGGAAAAGGCAATGGTGAGCTTGCTACTGTTCCTGATTGTCTTGGTCGCAGCGTTTAATATTGTCTCCTCTCTGGTGATGGTGGTAACTGACAAGAAATCGGATATTGCTATTTTACGTACCTTGGGTGCTTCACCTGCAACCATTACCAAAATCTTTATGGTGCAGGGCACTGTCATTGGTGTGATTGGTACCTGTGCGGGCGCAATTCTGGGTATTATTGCTGCAACCAGTATTAGTAGTCTGGTGGGCTGGCTAAACAATACCTTGGGTCTGCATATGTTTGATGCCTACTTCATTAACTACTTGCCATCTTATCTACGCTGGCAGGATGTAGTGCTGATTGTCGTGTTGTCATTAGTCTTAAGTTTTGTAGCAACAATCTATCCTGCGCTACGTGCAGCGAAGATTCAGCCTGCGGAGGCATTGCGTTATGAGTAA
- the lolD gene encoding lipoprotein-releasing ABC transporter ATP-binding protein LolD encodes MSNIILDAQNIQKSFTDGKSTVEVIRGLSLQVQAGEFVSIVGSSGSGKSTLLHVLGGLDRPTSGHVMVNGQRFDTLSEAERGYVRNEHLGFVYQFHHLLPEFTALENVAMPLMLRKGSKFKEVKQQAEYLLERVGLSHRLTHKPGELSGGERQRVAMARALVGKPKLMMADEPTGNLDRKTAVKIFELLTELRQEFNMAMLIVTHDEQLAQSADRILHMQDGLWVNG; translated from the coding sequence ATGAGTAATATCATTCTAGATGCCCAGAATATTCAAAAATCTTTTACCGATGGTAAGTCTACAGTTGAAGTGATTCGTGGTCTTTCTTTGCAGGTACAGGCGGGTGAATTTGTTTCAATCGTTGGTTCAAGTGGGTCAGGTAAAAGTACTTTGCTACATGTGCTTGGTGGTTTAGATCGTCCAACTTCGGGTCACGTGATGGTGAACGGCCAGCGTTTTGATACGCTGTCTGAAGCTGAGCGAGGTTATGTGCGTAATGAGCACTTAGGCTTTGTCTATCAGTTCCACCACCTTCTGCCTGAGTTTACTGCACTTGAAAATGTCGCGATGCCACTGATGCTACGTAAGGGCAGCAAATTCAAGGAAGTAAAACAACAAGCTGAATATCTGCTGGAACGTGTGGGCTTAAGTCATCGTTTAACCCATAAACCGGGCGAGCTGTCTGGTGGTGAACGCCAGCGTGTGGCCATGGCGCGTGCCTTGGTGGGGAAACCAAAACTGATGATGGCCGATGAACCGACCGGGAATCTGGATCGTAAAACTGCGGTAAAAATATTTGAGCTACTGACCGAATTACGTCAGGAGTTCAATATGGCCATGCTGATCGTAACCCATGATGAGCAATTGGCTCAGTCAGCAGACCGTATTCTGCATATGCAAGATGGTTTATGGGTGAATGGCTGA